The proteins below are encoded in one region of Microbacterium pygmaeum:
- a CDS encoding AI-2E family transporter, whose product MGLFRNDPQRVQLDQPEVQLKATQAPWSLWADGFGKLGIRAIQIIVVVAVAAGIIFAIQSLTLVTIPLVIALILACAFAPVMRFMRNRGIPSLLATIITLLAIVLLLSGIAWLIIWAVRDQWDDLYGQAQDGITDVVAWVQTLPFFDAAAEQLDDVMSTITDFLTSSQFGSGAIAGVGAIANFVTGLVLMVTILFFFLKDGPQMWEFLLRPFRGENYLRAHRIGDKTVSVLGSYVRGTATVAFVDAVGILIGLLILQVPLAIPLAVLVFLLAFIPIVGATVAGILAALVALVANGWFVALLVVGVVVLVNQLEGNFLQPVLMGRSMKLHAFVILVALTVGTVVGGIVGAVLAVPITAAVWGAVQVWDGVNLPARWARPKHPIES is encoded by the coding sequence ATGGGACTCTTCCGAAACGATCCGCAGCGCGTCCAGCTGGACCAGCCCGAGGTGCAGCTGAAGGCCACGCAGGCGCCGTGGAGCCTGTGGGCGGACGGATTCGGCAAGCTCGGCATCCGGGCGATCCAGATCATCGTCGTCGTCGCGGTTGCGGCAGGCATCATCTTCGCGATCCAGTCGCTCACGCTCGTGACGATCCCGCTGGTGATCGCCCTGATCCTGGCGTGCGCGTTCGCACCGGTCATGCGGTTCATGCGCAATCGCGGCATCCCCTCGCTGCTGGCCACGATCATCACGCTGCTCGCGATCGTCCTGCTCCTGTCCGGGATCGCGTGGCTGATCATCTGGGCGGTCCGCGACCAATGGGACGACCTCTACGGGCAGGCGCAGGACGGCATCACCGACGTCGTGGCCTGGGTGCAGACGCTCCCGTTCTTCGACGCCGCCGCGGAGCAGCTCGATGACGTCATGTCGACGATCACCGACTTCCTCACCAGTTCGCAGTTCGGCAGCGGAGCGATCGCCGGTGTCGGCGCCATCGCGAACTTCGTGACCGGCTTGGTGCTCATGGTCACGATCCTTTTCTTCTTCCTCAAGGACGGTCCGCAGATGTGGGAGTTCCTGCTGCGCCCGTTCCGCGGCGAGAACTACCTGCGCGCGCATCGCATCGGCGACAAGACGGTCTCGGTGCTCGGCTCGTACGTCCGCGGAACGGCGACGGTCGCCTTCGTCGACGCGGTCGGCATCCTGATCGGCCTGCTCATCCTGCAGGTGCCGCTGGCGATCCCGCTTGCGGTGCTGGTGTTCCTGCTCGCCTTCATCCCGATCGTGGGTGCGACGGTGGCCGGCATCCTCGCAGCGCTGGTCGCCCTCGTCGCCAACGGGTGGTTCGTCGCCCTGCTCGTGGTCGGCGTCGTCGTGCTCGTCAATCAGCTGGAGGGCAACTTCCTCCAGCCGGTCCTCATGGGCCGCTCGATGAAGCTGCACGCGTTCGTCATCCTGGTCGCCCTGACCGTCGGCACAGTCGTCGGCGGCATCGTCGGCGCGGTGCTGGCCGTGCCGATCACCGCCGCGGTCTGGGGCGCGGTGCAAGTGTGGGACGGCGTCAACCTCCCTGCGCGCTGGGCGCGGCCGAAGCACCCCATCGAGTCCTGA
- a CDS encoding nitroreductase family deazaflavin-dependent oxidoreductase: MPLTGEYKPSTSEWARTQAEKFEASGGTEANMLRGVPIIVLTTVGASSGALRKTALMRVEHDGRYAVVASKGGAPEEPAWGNNMRRQPHVELQDGADKRDYTARELSGDERTEWWARATEVWPDYDEYQKKTDRQIAIFVLEPFES, translated from the coding sequence ATGCCACTTACGGGAGAGTACAAGCCCAGCACGTCCGAATGGGCCCGCACGCAGGCCGAGAAGTTCGAGGCGTCCGGCGGGACCGAGGCCAACATGCTGCGCGGGGTGCCGATCATCGTCCTGACCACGGTCGGCGCGAGCTCGGGCGCGCTGCGCAAGACCGCACTGATGCGCGTCGAGCACGACGGCCGGTACGCCGTGGTCGCCTCCAAGGGCGGCGCGCCCGAGGAGCCGGCGTGGGGCAACAACATGCGCCGGCAGCCGCACGTCGAGCTGCAGGACGGTGCGGACAAGCGCGACTACACGGCGCGCGAGCTCAGCGGCGACGAGCGCACCGAATGGTGGGCGCGGGCGACCGAGGTGTGGCCCGACTACGACGAGTACCAGAAGAAGACCGATCGCCAGATCGCCATCTTCGTGCTGGAGCCCTTCGAGAGCTGA
- a CDS encoding cell division protein PerM, whose protein sequence is MHRLIVLILAAVDAAVAAAVGLAATLAPLTLLWVFGLGGTAQWSALWPASATLWQFGNLVPLQVALPGEYLAAAGIDTGAASFVLSLAPLAFAAFAAVFAARSGVRASKADAWVTGAVTGTLVFAAIATLVALTSATDIAGVQRWQAILFPALVFAIPLWAGAVVTEWREAGGGVLARFRDRIEASQGGWGEVAGLVVRGGAIAVVGLVGAGAVLVAVSLLVRGGEVIALFEAAHVDALGAIVVTLAQAAYLPVLVIWGLSFVAGPGFALGVGTSVSPAGTQLGVIPGIPILGVVPESTTPWLLLLALVPIALGALAGWVARSRLVAVANPASPAGERADTDPVGPRVVIALGIAAFAGASAALLGFVASGAIGPGRLATLGPQPGPLALAVGLEVLLGAAILLLSPRRRRSEAEAPIALAQVEPATSAVALAAGGEDGDGRPMPADHQETAPIVPVPVRYDPDPDDIPTAEFGPRRPTLPPSG, encoded by the coding sequence ATGCATCGCCTCATCGTCCTCATCCTCGCTGCCGTCGATGCCGCCGTCGCCGCGGCCGTCGGCCTTGCGGCGACCCTGGCTCCGCTGACCCTGCTGTGGGTCTTCGGCCTCGGCGGCACCGCACAGTGGAGCGCCCTGTGGCCGGCCTCGGCGACGCTCTGGCAATTCGGCAACCTGGTGCCCCTGCAGGTCGCGCTGCCCGGTGAGTACCTGGCGGCTGCGGGGATCGACACTGGCGCGGCATCCTTCGTCCTCTCCCTGGCTCCGCTCGCCTTCGCCGCCTTCGCGGCCGTCTTCGCCGCCCGCTCGGGAGTCCGGGCCTCCAAGGCCGACGCGTGGGTCACCGGTGCGGTGACCGGGACCCTCGTCTTCGCGGCGATCGCGACGCTGGTCGCGCTGACCTCGGCCACCGACATCGCCGGTGTGCAGCGGTGGCAGGCGATCCTCTTCCCCGCACTCGTGTTCGCGATCCCGTTGTGGGCCGGCGCCGTCGTCACCGAATGGCGCGAAGCCGGCGGGGGCGTGCTCGCCCGGTTCCGCGACCGCATCGAGGCCTCTCAGGGCGGATGGGGAGAGGTCGCCGGACTCGTGGTCCGCGGTGGCGCCATCGCCGTCGTCGGGCTCGTCGGTGCCGGGGCGGTGCTCGTGGCCGTATCGCTCCTCGTGCGCGGCGGCGAGGTGATCGCCCTCTTCGAGGCTGCCCACGTCGATGCGCTCGGTGCGATCGTCGTGACCCTCGCGCAGGCCGCGTATCTGCCGGTGCTGGTGATCTGGGGACTGTCGTTCGTGGCAGGTCCGGGCTTCGCCCTGGGCGTCGGCACGTCGGTCTCACCCGCCGGCACCCAGCTCGGCGTGATCCCCGGCATCCCGATCCTCGGTGTCGTGCCCGAATCGACGACCCCGTGGCTGCTCCTGCTGGCACTCGTGCCCATCGCGCTCGGCGCACTCGCCGGATGGGTCGCACGATCCCGGCTGGTGGCCGTCGCGAACCCCGCGAGCCCCGCAGGTGAGCGCGCCGACACGGATCCGGTCGGTCCTCGCGTGGTGATCGCTCTCGGGATCGCCGCCTTCGCCGGCGCGAGCGCGGCGCTGCTGGGCTTTGTCGCCTCCGGCGCGATCGGTCCCGGGCGCCTTGCGACGCTCGGTCCGCAGCCCGGCCCCCTGGCGCTGGCGGTCGGGCTCGAGGTGCTGCTGGGCGCGGCGATCCTGCTCCTCTCCCCGCGGAGACGCCGGTCCGAGGCCGAGGCGCCCATCGCGCTTGCGCAGGTGGAACCGGCGACCTCGGCTGTGGCCCTCGCAGCAGGCGGCGAGGACGGAGACGGCCGGCCGATGCCCGCTGACCACCAGGAGACCGCGCCCATCGTGCCGGTGCCGGTCCGCTACGATCCGGACCCGGATGACATCCCCACCGCAGAGTTCGGGCCCCGCCGCCCGACCCTCCCGCCGAGCGGCTGA
- the purH gene encoding bifunctional phosphoribosylaminoimidazolecarboxamide formyltransferase/IMP cyclohydrolase → MAGPSHDPALYRERDLVRIRRALISVSDKTDLLKLAEALAANEVEIVSTGGSAALLRDAGYTVTDVASVTGFPESLDGRVKTLHPGVHAGLLADLRLEDHERQLADLDIAPFELVVVNLYPFVETVASGAQGDDVVEQIDIGGPAMVRASAKNFANVAIVVSPESYPAILDALGGGGTTLAQRRQLAARAFAHTCEYDRAVATWFAEDMLGADADLPQHLTLKAERLATLRYGENSHQRAAIYTRLGGHGIAQATQLQGKEMSYNNYVDADAALRAAFDMVKPAVAIIKHANPCGIAVAAPNALDPIASAHLRAHECDPVSAYGGVIAANGTVTLKMAENLKDIFTEVIVAPSFEPAALEVFKAKKNLRLLELPADWQQERMDVRLVSGGLLLQDADRFPDDIESVAKDWQLVSGELPADEDMTNLIFAWKACRAVKSNAIVLAKQSATVGIGMGQVNRVDSCRLAVERAGDRAAGSVAASDAFFPFADGAQILLDAGVTAIIQPGGSVRDDEVIAAAQAAGVTMFFTGERHFFH, encoded by the coding sequence ATGGCCGGCCCGAGCCACGACCCCGCCCTGTACCGCGAGCGCGATCTCGTCCGGATCCGCCGCGCGCTCATCTCGGTGAGCGACAAGACCGATCTTCTGAAGCTGGCCGAGGCGCTGGCGGCGAACGAGGTCGAGATCGTCTCCACCGGCGGCTCCGCCGCGCTGCTGCGCGACGCCGGCTACACGGTGACCGACGTGGCATCCGTCACCGGCTTCCCCGAATCGCTGGACGGTCGCGTGAAGACCCTGCACCCCGGCGTGCACGCCGGACTCCTGGCCGACCTGCGACTCGAGGATCACGAGCGTCAGCTCGCCGACCTCGACATCGCACCGTTCGAACTGGTCGTGGTGAACCTCTACCCGTTCGTCGAGACTGTCGCCTCGGGCGCCCAGGGAGATGACGTCGTCGAGCAGATCGACATCGGCGGCCCTGCGATGGTGCGCGCGTCGGCGAAGAACTTCGCGAATGTGGCGATCGTGGTCTCGCCGGAGTCGTACCCGGCGATCCTCGACGCACTTGGCGGAGGCGGGACGACGCTCGCGCAGCGTCGTCAGCTCGCGGCGCGCGCGTTCGCCCACACCTGCGAGTACGACCGCGCCGTGGCCACCTGGTTCGCCGAGGACATGCTCGGCGCGGACGCCGATCTTCCGCAGCACCTGACCCTGAAGGCCGAGCGCCTCGCGACGCTGCGCTACGGCGAGAACTCCCACCAGCGCGCCGCGATCTACACGCGCCTCGGCGGTCACGGCATCGCCCAGGCCACGCAGCTGCAGGGCAAGGAGATGTCCTACAACAACTATGTGGATGCGGATGCCGCGCTGCGCGCCGCGTTCGACATGGTCAAGCCGGCAGTGGCGATCATCAAGCACGCGAACCCGTGCGGCATCGCCGTTGCCGCCCCGAACGCCCTTGACCCCATCGCCAGCGCGCACCTGCGCGCACACGAATGCGACCCCGTGTCGGCATACGGCGGGGTCATCGCCGCCAACGGGACCGTGACGCTGAAGATGGCCGAGAACCTGAAGGACATCTTCACCGAGGTCATCGTCGCACCGTCGTTCGAGCCCGCGGCGCTCGAGGTGTTCAAGGCGAAGAAGAACCTGCGCCTGCTCGAGTTGCCGGCCGACTGGCAGCAGGAGCGCATGGATGTCCGCCTCGTCTCGGGCGGTCTGCTGCTGCAGGACGCCGACCGGTTCCCCGATGACATCGAATCGGTCGCGAAGGACTGGCAGCTCGTGTCGGGCGAGCTGCCCGCCGACGAGGACATGACGAACCTCATCTTCGCCTGGAAGGCGTGCCGCGCGGTCAAGTCGAATGCGATCGTCCTCGCCAAGCAGTCGGCGACCGTCGGCATCGGCATGGGGCAGGTCAACCGGGTGGACTCCTGCCGCCTCGCCGTCGAGCGGGCCGGTGACCGCGCCGCCGGGTCGGTGGCGGCATCCGACGCGTTCTTCCCCTTCGCGGACGGTGCGCAGATCCTGCTCGACGCGGGTGTCACCGCGATCATCCAGCCGGGCGGTTCGGTCCGCGACGACGAGGTGATCGCCGCGGCGCAGGCTGCGGGTGTGACGATGTTCTTCACCGGCGAGCGCCACTTCTTCCACTGA
- a CDS encoding TetR/AcrR family transcriptional regulator: MSEIPSPSAASTDVVAAALELFEQQGFEATSVEQIASAAGVSRSTFFRQFGGKEDVVFADHEVLLNDVRAYLARGHADPWRAVCEASERVFRHFAADPDVARRRYSVVRRVPALREREIVTVFRYERLFDQYLREAIPGLDPLEAVGFAALVTAVHNHVLRRLLRGERVRIGVLRAALDDARRRYGVLPDDAGNADDVVVAVFPRRMPAAEVTRRLRERLT, translated from the coding sequence ATGAGCGAGATCCCGTCCCCGTCCGCCGCGAGCACCGACGTCGTCGCCGCGGCGCTCGAGCTGTTCGAACAGCAGGGGTTCGAGGCCACGTCAGTGGAGCAGATCGCCTCGGCCGCCGGGGTGTCCCGCAGCACCTTCTTCCGCCAGTTCGGCGGCAAGGAGGACGTCGTCTTCGCCGACCACGAGGTGCTGCTGAACGACGTGCGGGCCTACCTCGCCCGAGGTCACGCCGACCCCTGGCGCGCGGTGTGCGAGGCATCCGAGCGGGTCTTCCGCCATTTCGCCGCCGACCCCGATGTCGCGCGAAGGCGCTACAGCGTGGTTCGCCGGGTGCCTGCGCTGCGCGAACGGGAGATCGTCACGGTGTTCCGCTACGAGCGCCTGTTCGACCAGTACCTCCGCGAGGCGATTCCAGGCCTTGACCCCCTCGAGGCGGTCGGGTTCGCGGCCCTGGTGACCGCGGTCCACAACCACGTGCTGCGCCGGCTCCTGCGCGGCGAGCGCGTGCGGATCGGCGTGCTGCGCGCAGCGCTGGATGACGCCAGGCGCCGCTACGGCGTGCTCCCCGACGACGCCGGGAATGCGGACGACGTCGTCGTCGCGGTGTTCCCGAGACGGATGCCGGCCGCCGAGGTCACCCGCCGGCTGCGAGAGCGCCTCACCTGA
- a CDS encoding alcohol dehydrogenase catalytic domain-containing protein yields MRITGAVLERSGADAPFAASRPFTVGALELDPPAAGELLVRIEAAGVCHSDLSVVDGNRVRPTPMLLGHEAAGIVERVGDGVADIAVGTRVVMTFLPRCGDCAGCRTDGRLPCEPGTAANNAGTLVGGGIRLSRTEGAAREHVHHHLGVSAFATHAVVSRSSVVPVDADVPPEVAALLGCAVLTGGGAVINAGRPAPGSRVIVVGLGGVGMAALLVAVALGHEVIGVDTVDAKLALARELGAVGAYSPADASAGGIRAPLVIESAGAVPAFETALALTAPGGTTVTVGLPAPGARASVSPLQLTAEARTVVGSYLGSAVPARDIPIYVDLWRTGRLPLERLVSSRITLDRIDEAMDRLAAGGELRQLLTFERNPS; encoded by the coding sequence ATGCGCATCACCGGCGCAGTGCTGGAGCGGTCGGGAGCGGATGCCCCGTTCGCGGCGTCCCGCCCGTTCACCGTCGGCGCGTTGGAGCTGGATCCGCCCGCTGCGGGCGAGCTGCTCGTGCGCATCGAGGCGGCGGGCGTCTGCCATTCCGACCTGAGCGTCGTCGACGGCAACCGGGTGCGCCCGACACCCATGCTGCTGGGCCACGAAGCGGCGGGCATCGTCGAGCGCGTCGGTGACGGCGTCGCCGACATCGCCGTCGGGACGCGGGTCGTGATGACCTTCCTGCCGCGCTGCGGCGACTGCGCGGGATGCCGCACCGACGGCCGACTGCCCTGCGAGCCCGGCACTGCGGCCAACAACGCCGGCACCCTCGTCGGCGGCGGCATCCGCCTCTCCCGCACCGAGGGTGCGGCGCGCGAGCACGTCCACCATCACCTCGGCGTCTCGGCGTTCGCGACGCACGCCGTCGTGAGCCGATCCTCGGTGGTGCCCGTGGACGCCGATGTGCCGCCCGAGGTGGCAGCGCTCCTCGGGTGCGCCGTGCTCACCGGCGGCGGTGCGGTGATCAACGCCGGACGACCCGCGCCCGGCTCGCGCGTGATCGTGGTCGGGCTCGGCGGCGTCGGCATGGCGGCGCTGCTGGTCGCCGTGGCACTCGGTCACGAGGTCATCGGCGTCGACACCGTCGATGCGAAGCTCGCGCTCGCCCGCGAACTGGGCGCCGTCGGGGCGTATTCGCCGGCCGACGCATCGGCCGGCGGCATTCGCGCCCCGCTCGTCATCGAGTCAGCCGGCGCCGTCCCCGCCTTCGAGACCGCGCTCGCCCTCACCGCACCGGGCGGGACCACCGTGACGGTGGGGCTGCCGGCACCGGGCGCCAGGGCGAGCGTGTCGCCGCTGCAGCTCACCGCCGAGGCGCGCACCGTCGTCGGCAGCTACCTGGGCTCCGCCGTGCCGGCCCGTGACATCCCGATCTACGTCGACCTCTGGCGCACCGGGCGGCTGCCGCTGGAGCGCCTCGTCTCCTCTCGGATCACCCTCGACCGCATCGATGAGGCGATGGACCGCCTCGCCGCCGGCGGCGAGCTCCGCCAGCTTCTCACCTTCGAAAGGAACCCCTCATGA
- the purN gene encoding phosphoribosylglycinamide formyltransferase: MLTVAVLISGGGSNLRALLDEAAEADYPARVIVVGADREAGGFAHAEEYGIPTVLVPWREYETRDEWGAELGAQLDVWKPDLIVLSGLMRLLPGSLVDAWAPRIINTHPAYLPEFPGAHGVRDALAAGVTQTGASVIIVAGGIDDGPILAQERVPVLPGDDEHALHERIKPVERRLLIDVVRRIATGDLDLAAAAAR; this comes from the coding sequence GTGCTCACCGTTGCCGTCCTCATCTCCGGCGGCGGGTCGAATCTGCGGGCGCTGCTCGATGAGGCGGCCGAGGCGGACTACCCGGCCCGCGTCATCGTCGTCGGGGCCGACCGCGAGGCCGGTGGCTTCGCACACGCCGAGGAATACGGCATCCCGACGGTCCTGGTGCCGTGGCGCGAGTACGAGACGCGCGACGAGTGGGGCGCCGAACTCGGCGCCCAGCTGGACGTGTGGAAGCCCGATCTCATCGTCCTGAGCGGTCTCATGCGGCTGCTGCCCGGCTCGCTCGTGGACGCCTGGGCGCCGCGCATCATCAACACCCACCCGGCGTACCTGCCCGAGTTCCCGGGCGCGCACGGAGTCCGCGACGCGCTGGCCGCCGGAGTGACCCAGACCGGGGCGAGCGTCATCATCGTGGCCGGCGGCATCGACGACGGCCCGATCCTCGCGCAGGAGCGGGTGCCGGTGCTGCCGGGCGACGACGAGCACGCCCTCCACGAACGCATCAAGCCCGTCGAACGACGTCTGCTCATCGACGTCGTGCGCCGCATCGCCACCGGCGATCTCGATCTGGCCGCCGCGGCGGCACGCTGA
- a CDS encoding FAD-dependent oxidoreductase yields MNREPSTSLWRASGRTVAGTPFEPGRHRDVIVVGAGITGLCTALMLARGGTDVAVVEAGEVGELATGANTGKVSLLQGKVLSTLRRHHPAALVRAYVEANRDGAAWLTAFADEAGVPYTRRVAYSYAQSGAGVEDLEAEAAAASEAGLPVRRVLPDGSTPFPLVDAVALDDQAALDPQAVALALADAFLAAGGTLHTRTRVTHVGVVPHAVVETAAGFAFADHVVLATGAPILDRGLYFAKTRGLRSYCVAFDLDGEIPDGLYLSVDGPTRSLRSVTAADGPAGRARLVVGGNGHPVGRVRSEREQVDDLVAWTREHFAGAEPVNWWSAQDYESHDLMPFVGAMPRGLGRIRFATGFAKWGLSNGPAAALRLTAEITRVARSDRPDWMNTISRRMTVPADLGRGGVENLRVGWEAASGWIGAQRSVVPVAQPDEGEGVVASRAGNPVGISTVGGVTRAVSAVCPHLGGVLHWNDAECTWDCPLHASRFAADGTRIEGPASRDLARLSRSGPPISG; encoded by the coding sequence ATGAACCGCGAGCCGAGCACGTCCCTGTGGAGAGCGTCCGGACGGACGGTGGCCGGAACGCCCTTCGAGCCGGGACGGCATCGAGACGTGATCGTGGTCGGCGCCGGCATCACCGGGCTCTGCACGGCGCTCATGCTCGCCCGCGGAGGGACGGACGTCGCGGTGGTCGAGGCGGGCGAGGTTGGAGAGCTTGCGACCGGGGCGAACACCGGCAAGGTCTCCCTGCTGCAGGGAAAGGTCCTCTCGACGCTCCGTCGCCATCATCCCGCAGCGCTGGTGCGCGCCTACGTCGAGGCGAACCGGGACGGCGCCGCGTGGCTCACCGCATTCGCCGACGAGGCCGGGGTGCCGTACACGCGACGCGTGGCCTACTCGTACGCGCAGTCCGGCGCGGGAGTCGAGGATCTCGAAGCCGAGGCCGCCGCAGCATCGGAGGCCGGCCTGCCCGTGCGGCGCGTGCTTCCCGACGGATCGACCCCGTTCCCGCTCGTGGATGCGGTCGCACTCGATGACCAGGCGGCCCTGGACCCGCAGGCCGTGGCGCTCGCCCTGGCGGACGCGTTCCTGGCGGCGGGCGGCACGCTGCACACACGGACCCGGGTCACCCACGTCGGCGTCGTCCCGCATGCGGTCGTGGAGACCGCCGCGGGCTTCGCGTTCGCCGATCACGTCGTGCTGGCCACCGGCGCGCCGATCCTCGACCGCGGTCTCTACTTCGCCAAGACCCGCGGCCTGCGCTCGTACTGCGTGGCCTTCGACCTCGACGGCGAGATCCCCGACGGCCTGTACCTGTCCGTGGACGGGCCGACCCGGTCGCTGCGCTCCGTGACGGCGGCCGACGGACCCGCGGGGCGGGCGCGGCTCGTCGTGGGCGGCAACGGTCACCCGGTCGGGCGGGTGCGCTCCGAGCGCGAACAGGTCGACGATCTCGTGGCGTGGACGCGCGAGCACTTCGCCGGCGCCGAACCGGTGAACTGGTGGTCGGCGCAGGACTACGAGTCGCACGACCTGATGCCGTTCGTCGGCGCGATGCCGCGGGGTCTCGGCCGCATCCGCTTCGCGACCGGCTTCGCCAAGTGGGGCCTGTCCAACGGCCCCGCCGCGGCGCTTCGGCTCACCGCCGAGATCACCCGCGTTGCGCGCAGCGACCGCCCGGACTGGATGAACACCATCTCGCGCCGCATGACGGTGCCGGCCGACCTCGGCCGCGGGGGCGTGGAGAACCTGCGGGTCGGGTGGGAGGCGGCATCCGGATGGATCGGCGCCCAGCGATCGGTCGTCCCGGTCGCCCAACCCGACGAGGGCGAGGGCGTGGTGGCATCCCGCGCCGGAAATCCCGTCGGCATCTCCACCGTCGGCGGGGTGACCCGGGCGGTGAGCGCGGTGTGCCCGCACCTCGGCGGGGTCCTGCACTGGAATGACGCCGAATGCACCTGGGACTGCCCGCTGCACGCGTCGCGGTTCGCCGCCGACGGCACGCGCATCGAGGGTCCCGCCTCGCGGGACCTTGCCCGGCTGTCGCGGTCAGGGCCCCCGATTTCCGGGTAG
- the sucD gene encoding succinate--CoA ligase subunit alpha: MSIFLNKDSKVIVQGITGGEGTKHTALMLKAGTQVVGGVNARKAGTTVLHTDKDGNAVELPVFASVAEAIEKTGADVSIAFVPPAFTKDAMVEAIDAEIPLLVVITEGVPVGDTAEAWAYAQSKGNTTRIIGPNCPGIITPGESLVGITPANIAGKGPIGLVSKSGTLTYQMMFELREIGFSTAIGIGGDPIIGTTHIDALAAFEADPETKAIVMIGEIGGDAEERAADFIKANVTKPVVGYVAGFTAPEGKTMGHAGAIVSGSAGTAQAKKEALEAAGVKVGKTPSETADLMREVIAGL; this comes from the coding sequence ATGTCGATCTTCCTCAACAAGGACTCCAAGGTCATCGTCCAGGGCATCACCGGCGGCGAGGGCACCAAGCACACCGCGCTCATGCTCAAGGCCGGTACCCAGGTCGTCGGCGGCGTGAACGCCCGCAAGGCCGGCACCACGGTGCTGCACACCGACAAGGACGGCAACGCCGTCGAGCTGCCCGTCTTCGCCTCGGTCGCCGAGGCGATCGAGAAGACCGGCGCGGACGTGTCCATCGCGTTCGTGCCGCCCGCCTTCACGAAGGACGCCATGGTCGAGGCTATCGACGCCGAGATCCCGCTGCTGGTCGTCATCACCGAGGGCGTGCCCGTCGGCGACACCGCCGAAGCATGGGCCTACGCGCAGAGCAAGGGCAACACCACCCGGATCATCGGCCCGAACTGCCCCGGCATCATCACGCCCGGCGAATCGCTGGTCGGGATCACCCCGGCGAACATCGCCGGAAAGGGGCCGATCGGCCTCGTCTCGAAGTCGGGCACGCTGACGTACCAGATGATGTTCGAGCTCCGCGAGATCGGCTTCTCTACGGCCATCGGCATCGGCGGGGACCCCATCATCGGAACCACCCACATCGACGCGCTCGCGGCGTTCGAGGCCGACCCCGAGACCAAGGCGATCGTGATGATCGGCGAGATCGGCGGCGACGCCGAAGAGCGTGCCGCCGACTTCATCAAGGCGAACGTGACGAAGCCCGTCGTCGGCTACGTCGCCGGGTTCACCGCTCCCGAAGGCAAGACGATGGGCCACGCCGGCGCCATCGTCTCCGGTTCGGCGGGCACCGCCCAGGCCAAGAAGGAGGCCCTCGAGGCCGCCGGGGTCAAGGTCGGCAAGACGCCGTCCGAGACGGCCGACCTGATGCGCGAGGTCATCGCCGGACTCTAG
- the sucC gene encoding ADP-forming succinate--CoA ligase subunit beta produces the protein MDLYEYQARDLFEKYEVPVLAGIVADTPEEVRAAAEKIGGVVVVKAQVKAGGRGKAGGVKVAKTPDEAFEAAKAIFGLDIKGHIVKRVMVAQGARIDKEYYFSVLLDRANRSYLSLASVEGGMEIEELAVERPEALARIEVNPGSGIDKAKAVEIAEAAGFSADLVDKVSDVFVKLYSVYTGEDATLVEVNPLVLTEEGDIIALDGKVSLDENADFRHSGHALLEDKDAADPLEAKAKANDLNYVKLDGEVGVIGNGAGLVMSTLDVVAYAGENHGGVKPANFLDIGGGASAEVMAAGLDVILGDPQVKSVFVNVFGGITACDAVAKGIVGALAELGSTATKPLVVRLDGNKVEEGRAILRDANHPLVTLASTMDEGADKAAQLASA, from the coding sequence GTGGATCTGTACGAGTACCAGGCACGAGACCTTTTCGAGAAGTACGAGGTGCCGGTACTCGCCGGCATCGTCGCGGACACTCCCGAGGAGGTCCGCGCAGCTGCCGAGAAGATCGGCGGAGTCGTCGTCGTGAAGGCGCAGGTCAAGGCCGGGGGTCGAGGCAAAGCCGGCGGCGTCAAGGTCGCCAAGACCCCCGACGAGGCGTTCGAGGCGGCGAAGGCGATCTTCGGCCTGGACATCAAGGGCCACATCGTCAAGCGGGTCATGGTCGCCCAGGGCGCCCGCATCGACAAGGAGTACTACTTCTCGGTGCTGCTGGACCGTGCAAACCGCTCCTACCTGTCGCTGGCCAGCGTCGAGGGCGGCATGGAGATCGAAGAGCTCGCCGTCGAGCGTCCCGAGGCGCTCGCGCGCATCGAGGTCAACCCCGGTTCGGGGATCGACAAGGCAAAGGCCGTCGAGATCGCCGAGGCCGCCGGCTTCAGCGCCGACCTGGTCGACAAGGTGAGCGACGTCTTCGTCAAGCTCTACAGCGTCTACACCGGTGAGGACGCGACGCTCGTCGAGGTCAACCCGCTCGTGCTCACCGAGGAGGGCGACATCATCGCCCTCGACGGCAAGGTGTCCCTTGACGAGAACGCCGACTTCCGCCACTCCGGCCACGCGCTCCTGGAGGACAAGGACGCCGCCGACCCGCTTGAGGCCAAGGCCAAGGCCAACGACCTCAACTACGTCAAGCTCGACGGCGAGGTCGGAGTCATCGGCAACGGTGCCGGCCTCGTGATGTCGACGCTCGATGTCGTCGCCTACGCCGGCGAGAACCACGGTGGCGTCAAGCCCGCCAACTTCCTCGACATCGGCGGCGGCGCCTCGGCCGAGGTCATGGCCGCCGGTCTGGATGTCATCCTCGGCGACCCGCAGGTCAAGAGCGTCTTCGTGAACGTCTTCGGCGGCATCACCGCGTGCGACGCCGTCGCCAAGGGCATCGTCGGCGCACTCGCCGAGCTCGGCTCCACCGCGACCAAGCCGCTGGTCGTCCGCCTCGACGGCAACAAGGTCGAGGAGGGCCGCGCGATCCTGCGCGATGCCAACCACCCGCTCGTGACCCTGGCCTCCACGATGGACGAGGGCGCCGACAAGGCCGCCCAGCTCGCCAGCGCCTGA